The Saccharopolyspora gregorii genomic interval GGGGGCGGCGATCGCGTCGAGCACCGCCTCCGGCTCGTGCGCGGCGACGAGCGCGCCGGTGTGCACGCCGGGAACGGTGGCGGTGCTGCCCGCGGGCGAGGATTCGAGCACGGCGTAGCGCAGCTCCTGCTCCCGCATCGCGGTGGCCACGGAGGTGGAATTCCCCGCCACGCCGAGGATTCCCCACGGCCCGTCGGTGTGCGCGAGCGCTCGGGCGGTGTGCACGGCCTGGTGCGCGCGGTGGAAGTTGCCCAGTCCCAAGTGGACGATGCCGGTGCGTTCCGGCGGAGCCGGGCGCAGCAGGGCGTGCGCGGGGGCCGTGGCGGCGCCGAGCCGGGGCGTGGTCATCTGCTCACCAATCCGTCATCGAACCGTCGCGGCGGCGCGCGACGGGCAGGTAGGCGGGTTCGTACGGGAACTTCGCGGCGGCGGCCTCGTCGACGGTGACGCCCAGGCCCGGTTCCTCGCCGGGGTGCAGGTGGCCGTCGGCGTAGCTCCAGGCGTGCGGGAACACCTCGTGCACCCGCTCGGCGTAGCCCATGTACTCCTGGATCGCGAAGTTCGGGGTGCTCATCCCGACGTGCAGCGAGGCGGCCAGCGCCACCGGCGACACGTCGGACGGCCCGTGCGGTCCGAGCCGCACCTGCCAGAGCTCGGCGAGCGCCGCGATGCGCCGCAGGTGCGTGATGCCGCCGGCGTGGGTGACGCAGGTGCGCACGAAGTCGATGAGCTGCTCGGTGATCAGCGACTGGCACTCCCAGACGGTGTTGAACACCTCGCCGATCGCCAGCGGCGCCGTGGTGTGCGCGCGGACGCGGCGCAGCACCTCCTGGTTCTCGGCCGGGGTGACGTCCTCCAGCCAGAACAGGTCCACCGGTTCCAGCGCCCGCCCCAGCCGCGCCGCCTCGCCCGGGGTGAGCCGGTGGTGGGCGTCGTGCAGCAGGTGCAGCTCCGGGCCGACGTGCTCGCGCACCGCGGACAGCACCCGCGGGGCGTGCCGCAGGTAGGCGGCGGTGTCCCACACCTCCTCGGCCGGGGCGGCACCGCGACCGGCGGGCTCGTAACCGCTGCCGCCGCGGTGCACCCCGTAGACGGTGTCGAGCCCCGGCACCCCGGACTGCGCCCGCACCGCCAGGAATCCCTCCGCGCGGCGCGCGTCCACCGAGTCCAGCAGTTCCGGCACGTCCCAGCCGGTGGCGTGGGTGTAGGTCAGCACCCGGTCGCGGACGGCGCCGCCCAGCAGCTGGTACACCGGCAGCCCCGCGGTCTTGCCCTTGACGTCCCACAGCGCCAGGTCCACCGCGCCGATCGCGGTCATCGTGACCGGGCCGCGCCGCCAGTACGCGCCGCGGTACAGGTACTGCCAGGTGTCCTCGACGCGCGCCGGGTCCCGGCCGATCAGCAGCGGCGCCACGT includes:
- the manD gene encoding D-mannonate dehydratase ManD is translated as MSRDRIVAAEVLLTSPGRNFTTLKITTADGVVGWGDATLNGRELAVAAYLRDHVAPLLIGRDPARVEDTWQYLYRGAYWRRGPVTMTAIGAVDLALWDVKGKTAGLPVYQLLGGAVRDRVLTYTHATGWDVPELLDSVDARRAEGFLAVRAQSGVPGLDTVYGVHRGGSGYEPAGRGAAPAEEVWDTAAYLRHAPRVLSAVREHVGPELHLLHDAHHRLTPGEAARLGRALEPVDLFWLEDVTPAENQEVLRRVRAHTTAPLAIGEVFNTVWECQSLITEQLIDFVRTCVTHAGGITHLRRIAALAELWQVRLGPHGPSDVSPVALAASLHVGMSTPNFAIQEYMGYAERVHEVFPHAWSYADGHLHPGEEPGLGVTVDEAAAAKFPYEPAYLPVARRRDGSMTDW